Proteins encoded by one window of Chondromyces crocatus:
- a CDS encoding YciI family protein: protein MRFLIIPRPSKQDETPRENAPFDEKVFMAHMKYNEDMHRAGVLLAAEGLSASDRGAHVVFAGGKGTVLDGPFAETKELIGGFYMIEVASKEEAIAWALRYPGGFGNDDVLEIRPLTGASDLPPEIHELIEKAAPTWSVSFARPRSQ, encoded by the coding sequence ATGCGCTTTCTCATCATCCCCCGCCCCTCGAAGCAGGACGAGACGCCTCGGGAGAACGCCCCCTTCGACGAGAAGGTGTTCATGGCGCACATGAAGTACAACGAAGACATGCACCGCGCGGGCGTCCTGCTCGCGGCAGAGGGGCTCAGCGCCAGCGACCGTGGCGCGCACGTCGTCTTCGCCGGCGGGAAGGGCACGGTGCTCGACGGCCCCTTCGCCGAGACCAAGGAGCTGATCGGGGGGTTCTACATGATCGAGGTGGCGTCGAAGGAAGAGGCCATCGCCTGGGCGCTCCGCTACCCCGGGGGCTTCGGAAACGACGACGTGCTCGAGATCCGCCCGCTGACGGGGGCCTCCGATCTTCCGCCCGAGATCCACGAACTCATCGAGAAGGCTGCGCCCACGTGGAGCGTCTCGTTCGCTCGCCCACGGAGCCAGTGA